A DNA window from Hevea brasiliensis isolate MT/VB/25A 57/8 chromosome 2, ASM3005281v1, whole genome shotgun sequence contains the following coding sequences:
- the LOC110665515 gene encoding LOW QUALITY PROTEIN: growth-regulating factor 1 (The sequence of the model RefSeq protein was modified relative to this genomic sequence to represent the inferred CDS: inserted 2 bases in 1 codon) — protein MDFGVVGLEGFVGSDTSSSCFASLATSDPEIKQKWYGSGVLKQERSGTTSEDDCRSSKLSKTESMLLPQRNTLLKSNTTTSTTTTLFPDGHQHQQMLSFSRPKSEALSVERSTQNATLPYFQLTSSAYNRNTGYNYGSFNSANMHGVLAEARGPFTPSQWMELEHQALIYKYITANVPIPSNLLIPIRKALDSAGFSNFSGGLLRPNTLTWGNFHLGFSNNTDPEPGRCRRTDGKKWRCSRDAVADQKYCERHINRGRHRSRKPVEGQSGHSAAAATSTTAASSSSSISAAVVGLRGGGGGTSNSLAIAQQQQRKNLQSDSLSNLSAVTPLSRMFLDKEKLGERQQDSPGLSMLSSNVDLKSKENPFFISKESSQIEFGLVNSDSLLNPSQNSSSLISCRNLGSSQDITDRETAGQHSVRQFMDDWPKSQSDRSAVSWPQLDGQSDRTQLSISIPIAHTDYMSSTSSPNNEKVTLSPLRLSHGLNPIQMGLGVGSVLNEQNRRQANWIPISWESSMGGPLGEVLHSTNSSVSECKSSSVLNLMTEGWVCSPQVGSSPTGVLQKTSFASLSNSSAGSSPRAENNKASEGASXCNNLLGSTLVHSSSLPAL, from the exons ATGGATTTTGGGGTGGTTGGTTTGGAGGGGTTTGTGGGTTCAGACACTAGTAGTAGTTGTTTTGCTTCTCTTGCTACTTCAGATCCTGAGATAAAGCAGAAGTGGTACGGATCTGGGGTTCTCAAGCAAGAGAGATCTGGTACTACGTCTGAAGATGATTGTAGGAGCTCTAAACTGTCAAAAACTGAGTCAATGCTGCTTCCTCAGAGAAACACTTTACTCAAATCTAATACCACTACTTCTACTACTACTACTCTTTTCCCTGATGGTCATCAACATCAGCAGATGCTGAGCTTCTCCCGTCCCAAATCAGAAGCTCTTTCAGTGGAGAGGAGTACTCAGAATGCCACATTGCCTTACTTTCAACTTACTTCTTCTGCTTATAATAGAAATACAG GATACAACTATGGAAGCTTCAATAGTGCAAACATGCATGGGGTTTTGGCTGAGGCTAGAGGGCCATTTACTCCTTCTCAGTGGATGGAGCTTGAACACCAGGCCTTGATCTACAAATACATAACTGCTAATGTCCCTATACCTTCTAATCTGCTCATCCCTATAAGAAAAGCTCTCGATTCTGCTGGGTTCTCTAACTTTTCAGGCGGACTCCTCAGACCCAATACAT TGACTTGGGGAAATTTCCATCTGGGGTTCTCGAACAACACCGATCCAGAGCCAGGACGGTGTCGAAGAACGGATGGGAAAAAATGGCGGTGCTCAAGAGATGCGGTTGCCGATCAGAAGTATTGTGAGCGGCATATAAACCGGGGCCGCCATCGTTCAAGAAAGCCTGTGGAAGGTCAATCTGGCCATTCCGCTGCTGCTGCTACATCCACCACCGCTGCCTCTTCCTCATCCTCTATTTCAGCAGCTGTGGTGGGGCTCCGTGGCGGAGGCGGCGGCACGTCCAACAGCCTCGCCATTGCACAGCAGCAGCAGCGCAAAAACTTGCAGTCAGATAGTCTATCTAATCTTTCTGCAGTTACTCCCCTCAGCAG GATGTTTCTTGATAAAGAGAAATTGGGTGAGCGACAGCAAGATTCACCCGGCTTGTCCATGCTATCATCTAACGTTGACCTGAAATCTAAAGAAAACCCTTTCTTTATTTCAAAAGAATCATCACAGATTGAGTTCGGACTTGTTAACTCTGACTCACTACTCAACCCTTCACAGAATAGCTCTTCCTTGATCAGTTGCAGAAACTTGGGTTCTTCTCAGGACATCACTGACCGAGAAACTGCTGGACAGCATTCTGTTCGCCAATTCATGGATGATTGGCCTAAAAGCCAGTCTGATCGATCTGCTGTTTCATGGCCTCAACTCGATGGGCAATCAGATAGAACCCAGTTGTCGATTTCAATCCCCATAGCCCATACAGACTACATGTCCTCCACTTCCTCTCCAAACAATGAAAAAGTGACCCTCTCCCCATTAAGATTATCTCACGGTTTGAATCCTATACAAATGGGGCTCGGAGTTGGTAGTGTTCTTAATGAACAAAACCGAAGGCAAGCAAATTGGATACCCATCTCTTGGGAATCTTCTATGGGTGGTCCTCTCGGGGAGGTTTTGCACAGTACAAACAGTAGTGTCTCAGAATGCAAGAGTTCATCAGTACTTAACCTCATGACAGAGGGATGGGTTTGTAGTCCTCAGGTAGGTTCATCTCCAACTGGGGTCTTGCAGAAGACTTCATTTGCTTCACTTTCAAATAGCAGTGCAGGAAGCAGCCCAAGAGCAGAGAACAACAAAGCCAGCGAGGGGGCAAG CTGCAATAACCTTCTTGGTTCAACTCTAGTTCATTCTTCTTCATTGCCTGCTTTGTAA